The Ziziphus jujuba cultivar Dongzao chromosome 1, ASM3175591v1 genome segment TAGTTATgctaaaacaaaccaaaaaaaaaaaaaaaaatatacgaGTCTGAAATTCTAATTTATGCGAAGTTCTCTTAAAACCATCACTTACTCTTTCAACACAATGCAAAGTTCTCTAGTCAAATACCAATACACGAACGCAAACTTTGCAAGCATGCTGCATGAATATGTATaggcattttttatttaatcccATTTGAAAGTCCGAGGAAACTTGAGGGAATTACTCAAAAGTAATAGATTAAACAGATCAGTCTTAACGTTATATTGTAACATTTTTCCTAAACTTTTAAAACAGAGAATGAGAGACCCAAAGTAATGAGAAAATGACTTGTAATTGTGAAGCTATGAGGTATCATACCCTGGGATTACAAAATAACTAAAAGTGACCGAGATGCGAGGGTCATATAAACCCCAAGACAAATAGACATAACATCATATTTATATGCGAAAATGAATGGCATTAAGTATTTAGTTAATGACTCAGGGTACCACCAAAATataggaaatgaaaaaaatcacttgagcaaagaaaaaatggaagacGACTAAATCTCCAAATTTGGAACCTACTTGAAAGGAACAATTGAACCAGGAAAgagaattgaaaaatataataataataaaaaataaattatcccAATATAAGCAACAAAAAAACTGTTTTTCATAGCATGCAATCTGTTTTTGCGGGCATTCTCCTAAGAAAGTTTTGGGGAAAAGAAGGTATTTTAATACGCCAAATAGGAGGCCTAAACACATACAAACCACCAACAAAGGCTATCACTctaaaaggaaacaaataaaCCACAACTGATACCAGCGCACAGAAGCCCACAAACAAAAATGTGGCTCTTGGATCCCTCCAGCTCAGAAGAGACTCAACTCTCTCCCCTTGAGTTGCTATGTCACCAAGAACAGATTGTATCCTCCCCGCAAAGCTTCTTAATCTATCATATCTCATTCTCAAAATTTCGTTGCTCTTCCTCGATGGGAATGAATCGAACTCTTCGTCCAATTCATCTAAACTCACGGTGTAGGCATGAGAAAGTTCGGTGTCCATGTGAGGCGGATTCCTTGGCCTCTTTCTATATCTATACACCCCAACCAAAGTCAAATATAGCAGCGATGTTTGTAATATAAGATGTGGATACAAAAGAAATATCAAGTACACACAGAAAACTAAAACAGTGGAATATGGATTAGTCCATTTCTGTATTTGATCAAACCATTTCATAAACATAACCAGTCCATTGAATAGCTTGCTGACCCTGTAAAAATTGGCTTTGCCTCTCCTTGTGCTCCACAGGTTTACATCTGCATCCAGCATATAATCCACAACTTCTTTCCTCAATGGTGGCTCGGCGAGGCTCAACCTCAACGCAGTAATGAAGGAAGCCTGGTGCCTCAGACTATCAAGCTGAAATACAGATAGTGGAAGGATGTAATGCATCGCAGGGAGTACAGGCCGTAAGTAAGTTTGCAACACATGCCACCAAGTTCCACAAGAAAATCTCACTGCCAATTGGATCTCTCCCATCTTCTTCACCCCAGATGGTTGCAGAGCCACAAGTGGGTAAGAATGCGTGTATGTCCTATCCAACTCCAGCGTCGATAGCCTGATTCTCACCTTCCCAATTCTCGAATCcattgctgctgctgctgcttcttGAGGTACTCTAATGTTACTGTTATCAAAGACTCCAATTGTAATGACTGTACAAGGATCAAAGACTTCCCAAGTGTATTGCTCATTCCATTTTGGTGCAAAACTATTAGCAATTGTCCTTGTCCTCACCCACTTATGCCCATATTTAGCCACACAATAGGCATCCGTACGATTTTCATTTGGCTTCATCGGCAACAAACCAGATGCATTCAAAATGCCAAGTTCCAAAACCCCAATGGCTGGTTTCCAAAGACTCTTTATTGTTGGCCTCAAATCACTAGTATAATATGTAGGTTCATCAAGAACGTGATACCCACCATCCAAAGAAATCCTCATATGAAGCTTACTAGCAAACTTCACTTTTTCCTCTTCACCTTCCAAAACCATTTCAGGCCTCTCAAGATTGTACCAAATGTTGGGACCCGGAGCAGCATCAGGCCGCTTGTGTACGGTTTTTAAAGAAATCGAACACCTTCCCAGGCATTCATCTTTCTTGTTCGGCACTTCTACCCTATCCTCCACCCTCAAAAGCAAAGGCTCATCAAATGGCTCAGCCGCAACGAACATCAAATCCTCATTCCACATTGGATTCGCACTCTTAGTCTTGGAAACTTTGCTGCTCAAAACAAGATTCCCTAGCATAGCTTTCACAAGAACATTTGGCTTCCTGTTCTTATCAAGAATGATCAAATCCTGAGCTTCTATAATATTGACTCTGAGATACCAAAGCTTAGGAGACATATACACCTTGGAACGTGTACTGAAAACACCTTCGCCGTTAACCATTGCTGCATCGGAATGCCAGGCATCGGAAAATGCTTCATCTGCTTGAGTCCCCATCCAGAGAGACAGCATCATCTCTCCTCCAAACTTGACCCCTTTCGAATCCTCCAGTCTATACCATTGCGGCGCCAATGAACTATCCGGCGGCGTCCTTGTTGGAACCTCTGCGATTTCAAACACTAACAGGCCAAGGATATCATCACCAGGAGGAGGAACATTAGGAGGAACAATAGGTTTCATATCCTTGACCAAAATCCGCACATCTGTGTCCtgaattatctctttgttgAACGCAAACACTTGGTTCCATTCTGGGTTTGGGTTCGCAACCATGTTCTGCTGCTGCTGAGTTGTTCCTCTGTAGTTTCCAATCGTCAATTCCACGCAAGGACTTGAATTTGCTCTCAGGTTTCTGGCTTTCACCACCTTCACGTACAGAAAGTTCATGTGTTCCACGAGGTCGAAAGAGGTGGTGGGTCCGACTGAAACTCTGCGCCTGCTGATGTCTGGTGAAGTCTCCTTGAGTGTGAAATCTTCACGCGGCTGTTCATGGCTTTCTGGATTCTGTTTTGCCATTGTTCTGGAATTCCAAGagcttatataaatatatattatgataatatGGTACAAGAATATTCAATTAAAaacactgaaattttttttttttttaaaacccacAAAATGACACTGCAATTTAAAGAAAGACAGAGAGTATAATGGAGAATTTTACCTGGGATGTTTCAATTGATTTAAAGAAGCTGAGAAAGCTTAATCTTTTTGGTTTGGGTGGTATGTTTTCTAAGTCAAAACAGAGCAATGGAAAACCAGAAGGGAAAAACTAAGGTttagaaaaagataataataataaaaaaaaccctaatAATGAAGATTTGATTAAGAGGTTTGAAGTTTTATAAGGAAATAGCTAAATATggagaaaaattttgaaaaaggaaagaaaacgtGGGAAAGATTTTCGGTTAatgagagagaaggaaaaaaacagagtaagagagagagagagagagagagagagagagggaaatctgggacgaatatatatatatatatatatatataaggagagGATTTTGGAGGAGTTATAACTGGGCCCCACGTGATTGACCGTTGTGGTTGAATTCCCTAATCTCTTCTTGTGGTGGTCTTGACCCTTTGTCGGGTCAAATTGACGAGAATTTCtgctttttgtaattttatttcccccctttttttttataactcaaatttatgagaaataaatatttcaagtCCCACTGTttactataattttaaaaacaaaaaaaattcatcaaataTATCTACTGGATATTCTGGGATTTTTCAATggtaaatcaataaatatacacAGATGGAAGTTTTTTTAATTCTCggtaaagataatttttttttgaaaagaattcTTGGTAGAAATATGACTCTGTTAAAAAAGTATGTAAAATAATAAgtcatatattttcttttgggtattcgcaatgtatattttttcatccaaaaaataaaataaaataaaataaaaacgagTCCAGGTTGTATTTTCAGATAGAAGGTGAGGAGAGGATATTGGATAAACCCCGTTGGATCAAAACCTTTCACTGTTCCAAAACCccactttttccctttttgcttCTTCTGCTACTCCAATTGTCCAAAAATGGCTGCAATCTCATCCCTCTTATCTCCCCACACTCTCATATTCCACCCCATAAAATCCAACCAAACCCCACCATCACCACCAAAAATCTCCTTCCATTTCCTCAACCCAACCCCATTTCAGGTTCTTCCCAAACTCACTTCCAATTATCTGGTTCTCTCTCCCCGAGAATCCCATAGGCTCTTTGCTGTAGCTGAAGATGTCTCAGCCGACCCTTCTTCGGAAGCCGCCAAGAGACTCTACGTTGGCAACATTCCGAGGAACATCAATAATGAGGAGCTTACTAAGATTTTTGGAGAACATGGTGCTGTTGAGAAGGCCGAGGTAAATCTCTCTtcagttgtttttatttttttatttaaaaaaaaaaaatttgttggggTCGACGAAGATTTGGAAGCACATATGATAATTAAGCAGTAGGCAGGACCattttgtcatatttatttatttattttcaatttgggTTAATTTGTTTAGATGATTTATGGCGGTGCTTAGTAATTTATATGGGAGATCAGTGACGATCACATGGTTTTATTATCCTGTGACAGACATTTCTTTCTCAATGTAATAATGAGTCTAGAAGACCTACAAGCTTTTAACATGGTTTAGATGCGTTTGCTGTTTGCAGCTTAGTATAGAAAGaatgattaaatttattttgaggtTTGTAATTGATGTAATTTTAAtatagacatttttttttttttttggggggggggagaAGCTAGCTGAAGTCagtttttaatgcttttggtCGTGAATTAAAAGTCAAGGAGTGCCTTCGCAAAATTCAAGTTGAGGGAGATTGATGGGGAAATTTGGTTGATTTAGAAAAAGGGAAGGTTTTTCTTTTGGAGTTCCATAGGAAATGACTTTCCTTTTGTTTGTGATTTGTGGTCACAGGTGATGTATGATAAGTATTCTGGAAGGAGCCGGCGGTTTGCATTTGTTACAATGAAGACTGTTGAGGATGCAAATGCAGCAATTGAGAAACTGAATGGAACTGTAAGCACAAAATCCAACAAGAATTACAGCATTGCTAATTTTTTTGAGCTTTATACTGGTCATTGATTGCTAAGCCAAATGAATTCCATCCTCTTTATGATTCTAGGAGATTGGAGGACGTGAAATCAAAGTAAACATAACAGAAAAACCCTTGACCAGAGTAGATCTGTCGCTTCTCCAGGCAGAGGAATCCCAATTCATTGATAGCCCTCACAAGGTTTATGTTGGAAATCTCGCAAAGACAGTGACTACAGATACCCTGAAGAACTTTTTCTCTGAGAAGGGGAATGTTCTTAGCGCAAAGGTTTCCCGGCTCCCAGGAACTTCAAAGTCCAGCGGGTTTGGGTTTGTTTCGTTCTCTTCGGAGGAGGATGTGGAAGCTGCTATCTCATCTTTCAACAATTCTGTAAGTTGCTTGCTGGTCTATGTTATGAGGGAAGCTTAGATGTTCAACTAAGAAAATGTATGTACTTCCATAGTTGCACAAATGTGTGGATGGTGCATCCAGTTAAACGTGTTTGAGTGCATATATTTCACTCTCGCTTCTGTTTGTGCTTAGAACAGTTTTATGCTTTGTTTTTTCCTATGTTTATTCTTAGAATATAAGATAAGCAACCTTTACTGTTGTCTGAAAGGTCTTAGAAATTTAAGGCCAGTTTATTAGTTTTACTCAATTTGATTTCATTGGTTACTGCTTATGGATGAGAATCCTTTACTGGATGTTTTCTTCATGGATAAGATAATCCACATATTGAAACACAATTTGGATGCAATACAGCTCTGGCTTCTTTATAGCTTTCTGTTTCGGTCTTTTTTCATTGTTTACCTGATACTTCTCTCTTCTTGCAGTTATTGGAAGGGCAAAGAATTCGAGTAAACAAGGCATAATATAGGTGGCGCAATTATGGAGTTTTAATCTTCTTGTATCCACTATATTAGAAATAGAGCAGTCTATTTATATGTGAAATGAAAATCAACTGTAGTGCTTCACCTTTTgattattataatagtaatattttgtttatctCATAAGAATATGCAGTCATTCCTTGCAGAAGCTTACTGGCACATTAGCTATTTAAAAACCATGATATCAGTCTTACCGGCCACTCCGTTGTGGCAAATTTTAGGCTCTGACTACGAGTGTTTCTTCCTAATGAGGGTTAAACGAGCTAATCCAAACTGGGTGCTGATCAGGTCCGGTTTAATTGTAACTTGTATTGGTTGAACTAGGATTTGAGGTTTCCTTGTTCTCAAGTAACTTGCCTGAACTTTATTCTTGTTGTAGGGTTTGATTTGAACAAGAACTAATCTTTGACCCTGAAGGGAGACAAGATCCATACATTTTCAAACCTAATCTTTAAGTGAAATTATAATACATTGCCTGCTTCTGGTTAATCTGTGTCTATTTGGAATGTTAGGATCTTGCTACTAGGAGTCAAATAGCTATATTGTATTTTAGGGAGATTTTTGATAACTGAATATCGTCTCTGTTTTTTGACAACATGTTTGATTTTGGAGAagatttcaatatatttttctgCTTAGCTCTGTAATTACAGTTGATACATTCCTATTTTTTGAGGATTATTATTGTAATAGAGTTTTCACATAATTCATGGGTTGGTGGTAaggaaataaaattgttaatagGATCTTCACAAATGCGTGATGGGTTTTTGCTTATATAGCACTTTTGAGGCTGCATTAAAGGAGATGGAGGAGACATGAATGGAAAACTGACCTAAAAGAGTACTAAAATTACTCCATTTATATACTGAGTTTTACTAATAAAGTAAAGACAGtaaagagaattaaaatttcataaaatgaataaaaatttttatttgaaattttaaatattttgcatgGTAATATAGCTAATAGGTGTCGATTTTCAGTATTGGAAAATTATAGTTTGGCAAATTTGTTATTGGgatgttttgtatttttacgttttaattttcaaattttgacttcTTGGATAGATCATGCATGGAGTGAAAGGTGGAAACCAACTATTCCAAAAgaataaattgtttttcttcttttaaattttcattttggattttgttaatttcttataattaatatttttttctcgatattttaatttttaaattttttattgtttttaacttCTTAGTAACTCCCAaagtttttggttaaaaaaaaaaaaaatcccaaagtTAAAgcctatttttctttatttatttattttttcttaaaccaTATTGAACACCATGGCATggaatggaaaataaatattattatattttactgAGGATAATATTTAAGCCGACCGCACCGCATATTAATAGTGGCAGTCTTggtaaaattctaaaaaacatCGGGGTTCTCCATGTAAATGTAGTACACGGTATTCCCAAGTTGCCACGTAGCACTGTATTGGCGCCAGTTTTCGTTTCCCGCGCCATTGAACTCTTTCAATTCCACTGTTTTAACCCTAAAAAAATATCCCCAATTGTCCATCATCTTTCTCTCACTATATGATTCTCTCACACACAGAGACAAACACACAAATTTATCTAAAGGAGCTTCAAAATAATAtctatatgtttatgtatagtAATTTATATATCACCCTTTTTATATAGCAGTCGTAaacaagaggaagaagaagaagaagaagatgttttACTCGCAGACGTTTTTGGCTCGAAAGGGTCCGCTGGGAACGGTGTGGTGCGCAGCGCATCTGCAGCATCGGCTCAAGAAATCCCACTACACTTCCACTGACATCCCCTCCACTGTCGGTTCGTTTCTCTAAATTTTaactcttttctctttttcttgcaAAAAATTATTAGCttgacaaaaaatgaaaaatattattattcttgtttctttttgctttaatttttcttaatagTTCTGGCTATGAAGATTTTCCGAATTTTATTTAACGGACATTTTATATTAGTTTCTGTAGAGTGAGGAGTGGGCTCGTTGGTTTCTTTCAATTTTGTGCGTGAttctgattatttatttattaattataatcgCTAATTtgtacccaaaatatttatttatttttatttattggtttaCGGATAAAAGCTCaaacttttcattttctttacctCTGAATCGTATATCTAATTATTCTTAGCTGTCTTGTCaggtgaaaattattttttgatcttGTTATTTACCTTTTAGTATTTGCGtatgtttctatttttatttcaaattcgTTTTTGAGGGAACTATCTTTCCATTGtttgttttgaatattttgagATAAGATTTGGAGTTCAAGATTTTTCATTtgtaatttattgaaaaaaaaaataaaaaattacattctCATTCTCTTATTGAAATGAAAAGGTTTTTCGTTTGTATTGATGCTTATTTAGTTTTTCGGTTGGTTGGGCTTGGGTGGAACAAGGGATGGTCATAATAGTTTCTTGTGTTTTACAGTCATACGAGTCAAACCATATTAGGATGGTACCACTAACAATCCACCTCATTTTAGATTTGTTTGGGACCAAATTTTATGTCTTTAAAAAACCAGCTTTTCGAATACTTATGTTTCTAGCACATACTATTTTGCAAAATGGTTCCGTTGTTGGTCTTTATCTATGTCATAACATCAGTTGGTTAGATGTCATAAATTGGACTTGccaacttcttctttttctttgttgttgtgTGTCTGTTCTGTTGTTCTTATTGAATTTGCTCATCCtaaataaattagattttaGGAAGCATGTAATGATGCTGGGTTAATCAGATGCTAAAATTTTTGCCAAACTTGTACTTTAGAGCGCATCATGTTTCCAGAGGTCCCAATTGCACTGCGAATGTCAGGCCACCTTCTGCTGGGTGTTGTCCGGATATACTCAAAGAAAGTTGACTATCTTTACCAAGACTGCAATATTGTTTTTACTACCTTAAGAAAGGCCTTTGCTTCTATAGAACTT includes the following:
- the LOC107410321 gene encoding FT-interacting protein 4; this encodes MAKQNPESHEQPREDFTLKETSPDISRRRVSVGPTTSFDLVEHMNFLYVKVVKARNLRANSSPCVELTIGNYRGTTQQQQNMVANPNPEWNQVFAFNKEIIQDTDVRILVKDMKPIVPPNVPPPGDDILGLLVFEIAEVPTRTPPDSSLAPQWYRLEDSKGVKFGGEMMLSLWMGTQADEAFSDAWHSDAAMVNGEGVFSTRSKVYMSPKLWYLRVNIIEAQDLIILDKNRKPNVLVKAMLGNLVLSSKVSKTKSANPMWNEDLMFVAAEPFDEPLLLRVEDRVEVPNKKDECLGRCSISLKTVHKRPDAAPGPNIWYNLERPEMVLEGEEEKVKFASKLHMRISLDGGYHVLDEPTYYTSDLRPTIKSLWKPAIGVLELGILNASGLLPMKPNENRTDAYCVAKYGHKWVRTRTIANSFAPKWNEQYTWEVFDPCTVITIGVFDNSNIRVPQEAAAAAMDSRIGKVRIRLSTLELDRTYTHSYPLVALQPSGVKKMGEIQLAVRFSCGTWWHVLQTYLRPVLPAMHYILPLSVFQLDSLRHQASFITALRLSLAEPPLRKEVVDYMLDADVNLWSTRRGKANFYRVSKLFNGLVMFMKWFDQIQKWTNPYSTVLVFCVYLIFLLYPHLILQTSLLYLTLVGVYRYRKRPRNPPHMDTELSHAYTVSLDELDEEFDSFPSRKSNEILRMRYDRLRSFAGRIQSVLGDIATQGERVESLLSWRDPRATFLFVGFCALVSVVVYLFPFRVIAFVGGLYVFRPPIWRIKIPSFPQNFLRRMPAKTDCML
- the LOC107410340 gene encoding small ribosomal subunit protein cS22, with the protein product MAAISSLLSPHTLIFHPIKSNQTPPSPPKISFHFLNPTPFQVLPKLTSNYLVLSPRESHRLFAVAEDVSADPSSEAAKRLYVGNIPRNINNEELTKIFGEHGAVEKAEVMYDKYSGRSRRFAFVTMKTVEDANAAIEKLNGTEIGGREIKVNITEKPLTRVDLSLLQAEESQFIDSPHKVYVGNLAKTVTTDTLKNFFSEKGNVLSAKVSRLPGTSKSSGFGFVSFSSEEDVEAAISSFNNSLLEGQRIRVNKA